In Gadus morhua chromosome 5, gadMor3.0, whole genome shotgun sequence, the genomic stretch GTAGAGCCCAGTTAATTAGAGGACTGAAAGACCCAATTAGTTGGGATTGAGGGGCTGGACAGGAGGGACATATTGAGGAACATATGCACATATTGTGCAGCGTCTGGCTGAAGCAGGACTTCAATTAAGGGAGAACACTCATCCAAAAGCTTGCAGTCTGACCTATTTTTCATACACAACAGTAAAGGCTGTCTCCTTTTCACCCCGGAATACTGATGAGgagggagacacagctgggagATGGTCCGCACACATATGCAAGTGCACACACGGGCAGTTTCGCACAGATATAGCAGCACTATAAAAGTTCTACGGAGATATTCAGGTGTGAAAGTCTTGACACTGATTACACTGATTGAGGAGCACATTGAGAGGGGGCTTTAGTTGGATGCACAATGGCATTTAGTTTCTTTCATGGCTCGACCCCCTGAATACAATGGCGAGCATTGAGGTCCCAATTAACCAGAGCTCGGCCCGGGAGCGCTTCAAAGAGAGCTTCTCTGTTCCAATGTCAAATATCAAGACCAATGGTAGTTCTGGTTTCAAACATACACTGTAGAGCGCCTTCcaagatattttttttaagatttaaatattattaaaaaatatatctaaaatagtattaataatattatataatatttagTGTTGATGTTAATGTTACTTTCGTTACAATTTCAACTTCTTTGGGTGACTTTTTGTCATTACTTCAATAGTCGATTGTTTGTAGGCTATCTTATGCCTAGTAGCCTACTTATTTGGTTGTGCGTAATAAACTTACTATACGTTTTTTAAAAATGAGAGGAATGCTATATGTTGCTTTCTAATCTTATTGTATTGATTGCAATTTATGATTGCATCAGAGCACGAAAAGATATAGCCTACAACGATGGAAAAAATGCAACCACTCTGCTATCGGTTTATTTTGTGTACGCGTTCTAGTTCAGTTTGTCAATTCGCAGCCTCCGTAGATAGCGCTGACATGCTATTCCTTTATTCGATTAAAGCAATAAAGTAAGGTAATAACATTGAAAACAGCTTGATCTGAAATTTCAATCATCAACAATAACTCTATTATATTCTAAATGTGCATACAAGGTGACCTATTTGTTTTTCAATTATTACCGTTGGGGTTAGAGTTCAGTAAATATTGATGATGTCATCGTCTGAAGATGGCTGAAGGGTGAGAAAGTCGCAAAATACTTTTGGTTTTAAACATATAACCATGACTTGGCATCGAACGATTTTATGTTACATGTTGTTGACTGTCCACTTGCAGAACGTCTTGTTAGTTTGATTAGAACATGAATCTTGGAACCCTGCACATTAACTAGGAAGTCTGATCTGTTTACCAAAACATTGCGCCAGCTGTTTAGCATTAGCTTAGCAAGTGAGTATTCCTGCGTTCGCCATGGGACAGAAGCTCCGCGATACATTTAAATATGAAGGACAGCATTATTCATCAAAGGACATGAATACTGTTATGGTCGAATTATAATATGGAGCCCCGGACTGCCACATTGGTAGTCATAGCAATACGCGAAATCATGGCTAACTAGTTTAGCATTTGAAGCAGTTCCATAATACCATGAAACCAATCCCTTCGAAACTCTCCTACATCTCAGAGCTTGGTGTTTTACTATGTTTCATAATGGCCTGTCCATCCCGCCGAACGTTTTTGTAATTGTAGTTTGGAGATTTGATTTATACTGCGATTATATCACGCAAGCTatgttcttgttttttattgcagAGAAAATTGGTGGGGAGGGTGGTTTCAGCAAAGCATTCAGGCCGTCAAAGATAAGGTAAGTTATCAGCCCTAGTGGAAGTTGattctctctctgctgtgtaTTTTTATATCATTGTATCATTTTATATCATTCTATTGTTGCCTCATTCAATGCCATCCTTCTGTTCCTCTCTTGCAGTCGTCTGAGGCCTATGAATTCATAAAACGAGATCTGACAGAGTTCTCCAATGTTGTACAACATGACACTGCCTGCTCAATTGTGGCCACAGCCAGCGCTGTCAGAAACAAACTTGCGGTAATATATATATCCTTAATTGAAATACAGCTCTGTTATGCATTTAAATAAGTTTTTTCTCTTTCAACTGCTACGGTTAAATAGATACAAATGTACAACTACCTGAAAACAATGCCAATATCATAGCAATATATTATTCAAATGCAAGGTTTAAACGTCATACACCATGTTGCAATGGAGATGGAGAACAAAACTGTataaattaaaatgtatgtaaTATAGTATAACTTGGTCATCTTGGCATATGACTTTGATATAGTACGTAGTGCTTCACCTCATACAACGTGTGACCTTTTTATATGAATAGtatttttaatgttattttatgttttcaGGTTGAGGGCTCCTCAGAGACGACAGAAAAGGTGAAGAAAGGACTTTCCAGTTTCCTAGGGGTGATAACAGACACTCTAGCCCCTCCCCCGGACATGACAATCGACTGTGATGTCATCACACTCGTGGCGACCCCGGCAGGAACCACCGAGATCTACGACAGCAACAAGGTGGGCCATCGTGGTGTCTGAGTGGATTGGGGACAGGATAGTCGGATGGTTGGTGTGTTTGACTCCCTGCTAAAAGGTCCTGGGTTTGAGGCCTGATTCGGTTCAGTATGCCTTAGACATCCTTGAGAAAGAAGCCTCAATCCTACCTGCTTCTGATGTGCATCATGTGCAATATGTGCAATATGTGCTGTACAAGTAGTTGTACATTTGTATCTATCTAACCTTTGCAGTTGAATGCATTAATTTTTAATGTGCATTCAGTAAATGCATTGTAAATCACGTTCGATAAAAAGCCTCTGCTAATTGACTTAATTCTTCTTGGTAGTATTGGGGTTGAGGTGGATTGAATGTTAGAATCCCCACCTATCTCACCATGTTAAAACAATTCTCACTGCAGGGTTTAATGTTTCCCGTCACCACAAAGGATTTCATTGTTTCAGTTCCAGAGAGGCTTTTTTTGAGATTTCAGAATAGCACCAATAATAATTGCTTGGGGATTGGGCGCAGTATGCTCCAGGGAGGCTGAAGTCTGATACTAAAATCTGACCGAGTAGCCTACTCCAGTACTTTGCTTCGTTTGGTTCCCAGGTTTGCAAAATAAGTCAGATAGTTTACACCAATGAATGTTCATGTATCAAATatgtcagtttaacctgtattgtGTCAGTGTGCATTACAATCATACCAGAGCTCCACTCCGCTGCTTTTTACTGTGTTAGAGCAAGTGATTATCACTTCTAAACACTATTTTAATGTTATAGAACATTTCTAATCATGAGACATTTCCAGTTTATCTGGGTATTAGTTAGGCTACACCTGGGCCAGCAACTCAACGTTGGATTACAATTTTGGAATCGTTCATGGTTTGTTAATActcatttacttgagtacatgTTTGCACCTCCAGTATGCACTGGTGGCAACAAGGAAGTTATACATATGATGACACTGAAATCCACTCCCACATAATTATATGAGACATAAGAAATTATTACGCACATTGGTGTGGGTTCTGTGTTCAATGACTTACCTCATTATGAGAATGCTAATTATACCAGACGATAGTCCTACACATGCCAACATAGTAATAGGAAGATGACTGGCACTTATTTTTGCCCTGACCTTTTTTAGTAGCCTATCATGGTGTTGtccatttgtatggtacgccCACCCATACGAGTCGTAAGGTttaaatctcccagctttcctgcggcatttcacggaggcatgccccctttttttttctagTATAAACCTTCCCACTCGTAGTTCTGAGAGTGGACCGTACGactcaacaacaaaaatgtatGCACCCGTAAAGagaattattttctttgtatttgtaccacgttgttCATTTTTATgtagattttaaatgctcttacacatttgattacattgctactttattccggttaccaatttatgcattgcacggtcttgctgtgcgtgcaatacaatgtaaagttgtgttgtttgttttcgagctggtttgctgaaGAGGCTTGTATAGCTAACAATGAGAAACTGGAATGCTTTAAGATGCTACGAGCCAGGAAATTACATCATGTTCTCGCTAGAGCAGGTCAGACGTACCAGCGTGCCATACAAATGGATAGCACCATTATTTGGTTGTGGCAGCTTTCCTGCAATGGAGAAGGCTTAGAGCCCACCGAACAAGCATAAATCAAATGGACCAAACCTTTTTTCCTTGGTAGTAGAAAAGTAAAGTGCCATTTTCTACAGTAAAAGAGTCATACTTTTACAAACTGAATAATGTGACGATGGGAGTATTAGCATGATGAGGCATTATTGTTGCCAACTGGCCAAACATATTGTCACCAAAATTCATCATTCTTTTATTATTACAAATATGAATTTATTGGTCAGGCTGGCAATGGAAACATGTTCAGAAGCAGCATCTTCTGTGAAAACAATATGTTTTGGTTCGCTGGATAATTCCAGTTGGGATGTTCTTTGGCGTCTGACCCAATTTATTCCTTCTCGGGGGGTAAATCggtggcggcagtagctcaggaggtaaggcgggttggctggtaaccgcaaggttgctagttcaatcccgctcctcctagctgagtgtccctgagcaaggcacctgaccctaactgctcccgacgagctggctgtcgcctttgcatggctgactctgccgtcggtgtgtgaatgtgtgtatgaataggtgattgtcaggcaatattgtaaagccctttgggtggccactggttacagATAAATTGCTATATAAAGGCAGTCCATTTTtctcatactgtgtgtgtgtgtgtgtgtgtgtgtgtgtgtgtgtgtgtgtgtgtgtgtgtgtgtgtgtgtgtgtgtgtgtgtgtgtgtgtgtgtgtgtgtcgctttgCTAAATCTACAAAAGTATTTATACCCTTTTGAAGACCTAATGATAACGTTTTCATTCAGGCTGTTTGCCATTTGAAACTTTATATACTTTCTTCCCATGTAGTCTAAGTAATAAATGCGAGCACATGACGAGCTTGTGGTAGACAAAGAACCAATAGCTAAGCCTTCTATGTCTCCCTCAGGCTCGACTCTACAGCCTCCAGGCCGACCCGGCGACCTACTGCAACGAGCCTGATGGTAGGAGCCCTAACACTGGCTGCTCTGCCAGGCTGACGGACAGAACCCCCATGAGTCATTCTAGCTTCACTCAGCCCTCCTCAGCTGTTCAAATTACTGGTTGACTGTGACTGTTTTAATGGCCACCACTCACTGCTCTGACAATAATATTAACATGTTATTGCGACTGagtttaattattataataataatgtttaattataaatgtaatgtatttgataataaaataaataataactatTTTACCTTTTATTTAATGAGAGGTAAAATAAGGAAGTATCAAGTAATCCAGATTAAAAGTGATAGTAATTAATGGTGCATTTGTTGGGTGGATACTGAAAGCTGCTAAGTGGGTCATTCTCTGTCATTGGTTTCTGATTTCCCCCCTGGCCTGTCTCTGCCCAGGTCCCCTCGAGCAATTTGACAACTGGCTGTCCAGTTTCAGTATggaggagaaaaagggagaAGTATCAGAGCTTCTGGTCAACAGTCCCTCTATACGTGCCCTATACAATAAAATGGTATgatgttttactcatttataTGAATTGTTGTATTTTGTTGCCCGCTATATTTAAAGAAGAATTCATGAGTTTTGTCTTCTTACACAGGTGCCAGCAGCAGTGGCTCATTCAGAATTCTGGCAGAGATATTTCTACAAGGTCTTTCAGTTGGAACAGGTAAATTGCCGTAcctctttttcttctctttgtTTCCAATGTGAGACACCCCTCAAAAGGGTCAAGCTCGGTTCACAGTTAGCCTAACACTGTGCCATAGGCGCCGCCTGCTGGACAGTACACATCATGGCACCTAGCTGGACGTCGATACGGTTCTGGTTTCTTAAACCAATATCCGCAGTCTCCCTGTAGGGATCCTTAAGCAAAACGCCTTAACAACCCCTCATTAATTAAAGTAATCCTGGATAATTAATAGAAAATAACTTCGGTCCTAAAAATAAATCTAGAAAGGAAATACTGAAATGGCGGAAACGTGCTGTGCCGCATCACTCATATGCAAATGTAAATCACCAGGAGGAGGCGAGGAGGCTGGCCTTAAAGCAGAGAGCCGAGCAGACCACCCACTCGGAGACCctgggatgggaggaggaggaggaaggtaagGCGACTAAGATGTCGGACCACCCACATAACACGCAACCGACACCCTGAACCTCTGTAACACCAGTGACCCGTCTCTCTCTACCACCAGACGACTTCCTGGGCGCAACGTCGTCCAGACTGGATTTCACGCCCCCGCTTGACCCCCACCATCACAACACCAGCGATGGCGCCGCCGCACAGCCCTCCCCGTCCAGCACGACAAGCCCCGTCATGTCCCCCTGCGGCGAGCGGGACGCCGCCATGTCGGTCAGCAGCGACAGCGTCAGCCTCCCAACGCAGCTGGAGGTCCTGAAGCCCGAGCCCACCGCCGCCAACGCCGCCACCGCTACAGAGCTGGTGCCCCAAATGTCCAAGGTGCACCTGGAGAAACCCCCATCAGACCAGACGCAGGAGGACCAGAGCCCCGCCCTGAACCTTCCTCCACCCGCCCCGGCCCGGCCAGAGGCCAAAGCCCAGCTAGAGAAGACCGGGGACCGGGCCCCGACCCGGGCCTCTGGCGCTGCCCCGAGACCCGAAACCACGAAGGAAGAAGGACCCCAGGACCTGAGGGTGTTTGAGCTGAACTCCGACAGCGGGAAGTCCACGCCATCCAACAACGGCAAGAAAGGTAAGCAGAGAGACCCTTGAGGGGCCAAGCAGTTAGTTAGTAGTCGGTGGTTTGGGGAAGCTGAATGTTATAATGTCTAATTTTGGGAGCCCAGATCgtaataggatttagatttaAGATACAGTTCTGCAATTGAAAGGCTTATTTTAAAACTATTTCTATATAGATGCAGCCATACTTTTAATAGCTCTGATAGATGACATCTTGGTGAAAATGTACAACATTTTAAATTGGAATTTCCCTTGTACTTATTTTATTGCACcacagaattttttttaggaatGCTTGattcaatatataaatatttgatgAGCAAACAAAATGGGCCAGACTCATCGATTTTTATAGAAGGGTTTTCCAGTTGTTCATGTGATCATTTCTCCTGCTTCCCCCAGGTTCCAGCACGGACGTGAGTGAGGACTGGGAGAAGGACTTTGACCTGGAcatgacagaggaggaggtccaACTGGCCCTGTCTAAAGTAGAGGCCTCCGGAGAGGTGAGCACTCCTTACAGACCACATGAAGCTGACATTCACCTAGTTTAACTTCTCATTCGCTCTAAAGCCCGTGTGGTTTTTCGCATTGGTGACACAATGTCTGTGCAGGGGAAAAACTTGATGAGAAATGATATTGATTACACAAATGGGGTGCTCATGTTTTTTACTAATGAAATCCAGAAGGATCAATACTTTCCTGCCTGATCCCCTCCCTAgattcattcccccccccccgattcaGTTTCATCTACCGGAACATAGAAGGATGTTTCATTCCGTTTTTTAAAACACTCAGCTATCTTAAAATTGTTTTCCGTGCCTCTCCTCTTGCAGCTGGACGAAGACTGGGAGAACTGGGACTGATGGGAGAGCTTGCCGTATGCAGTATGTccacaattaaaaacaaaaaaaaagctagTTCCCGGCAGACGAACCATGCTTAACGTGTTTTCACTCCTTGTCTATTTTGCCACCATGTCATGAATGCTCGTGaattgggggttgggggagggggggttgaccAGCGGGCTTCGCTCAAACGAACCGGTTGGTTTGGGGGGTTGGGGAGCAGAGTTTGACGTGCGAAGACAGACCAAAGGCAATCCGATTTAGACTGAGCGACCCACTACCAGCTAGACCAATAGCAGTTCAGTTCTAATACCAATACGGGCAAAGGCTGGGCTTCTGATCAAGCCCACCGCAACGACTAGTCGAGACGTATTTAACGTTGCCCCTGGCGACGATGAGAAGAGGCTGTATATCTTTTatttccttttcctttcctttctctctctcatgccaataaatacaataagatGCGCTGTTGCCTGCATTGGTGCACAGGACAGAGAGTGAGGCGGCAGAATAGGCGTAGGCCGTATCCTCGCTTTATCGCCCTTTTCAAGAAGAAATTATTCAAAGGGTTGCTCTTGAAAAGAAACGGTTGTCTTTACTTTTTCTGGTTTTTCTATCACCCCTGGTGGTTTGAGAATCCCTTCACGTTATGCAACTGAATATTTAAAAAGGGTGGAATACGGTCACCATGTATTGAGCTTCTACCGATGGAGATCTTCTCCTAGTGAAATGGCCTTGTAGCGTCACAGGGCTACCTAGTGTGTTTAATGCTCTGATTCAAAAACACACCATGTTTCTTCATCTTTATGGAATTTGGTCATGCTTTAATGCCAATCCGTGGACATGAATCCATATGTAAAGGCATCAGAGGAAAACCTTGAGTTATATATTCTGTAAATGTCTTAGCACAACATTTAACATCTATTAGTTTACTATTGTTTGATGCAGGAAGAGGCATCCTATGTCAATGTTGGCTCAATAAAGAGAACACACACTATCCCCGGTGTCTGGGTACCAGCCAGTCCTGGACCCAGAGCTGAGCACCCTGGCCGTCGGGTTATAAAGACACAAGCCTGGATGTTAAGCGTCTCCGCTTGTTTGGAACGAGTGTCTGACAAGCAGAGCTCCGGGGTTGTTAGTGAAAGCTTGCTTAATGCTCTTGTAACAAAGTTTCATATTTCCATCATGTGTATTGTCATCAATCTACTATGGGGtgtagtatttatatatatatatatatgtatatgcttGATCATATGATATGTATGATTTGCTTTGTATTGCATATCTGTGCGATAACATGCAATAGCTGACTGAGGGTAACTGTTGTATGTCTTTTGGTGTAGAAAGGTCTTCAGCTGGTCTTTGGGTTTTGTGTTTAGAGCCAATGTTGCATGTCTTGGATTATTTCTATGTATTCACAATTTGCACCTTCAACTAATCAGAGctgtgcttttctttttttttttactctcgtTTTCCCCATCAATGAGCTGTAATTAAAGAATCAATGGCTAATGGCAGCGTCTTGCATTTCAAGTATATATGTTTTCCCTTCTAAGCCAATTTCTCGTTTAAAAACAATGCCCTGGCTGGAATTCCAGATCACTAATCGAACCGTAACTCAAAATCAGAagtaatatatatttgaaaacgTGTTCATCAATCAATAACTTATTTTCGACAGTTAGGACTTCTGATTTTAACTAGCACACTGACCCCATGTGCTCATTAATTGGGTATCTAAGAGGGTTAAACTCATTGGCATTAAGTGTTAGGCATTGGCTATTCCTCTGCATGTAACTCTGGGTGGTTAAACGCAACGTACCAGGCAATTAGAAAGAAACTAAAGGTCAAAATCAACCTTCTGCTCTTGAATGACCTTTGAATTTTTCACAGTTATGATTAGCATAATTTTCAGAAATtctaaaatatacatatttgtgCACATTCTGAATTTTTGGACGATGCAGCGCATTTCTCTTTTGAGGAACCTCCCTAGCAACTGGTGTGGTGAAATGAATTACAATGCATCAAAAAAGCGTCCGCTAGGTGACACTATTGTACCATGTTTCCTGCGACCATACATGCCACTCCTTCATTGAAGGTAGCCTCCATCTCATGGTTGGCCGGCGTTCTCCATCATACCATACCATTTCATTTAAGGCTGCCATATGTCCATcatacatttattcattctTCTGTGGTCGGCGTGCAAATTCCTCCCCAGTATATAAATTGTGGTTGCACATCCGCGGTGGTTTTGCTGAAACTAAGATGAATGCCCCTGTTCACCCCCTCTTCCTGCTCCATTTCCCCCTTGCCAACACGCACAGAGGCATGTTTTGGTGTTGGGCGCGGTCATGGggaaaggaagaggaggcaAAGGGTCTTCTATCATTCATGAGTGTGACTCCCAACCTACTTCACACAAATGTCAAGACGAGCTCACCATGAATGAACGGTGCAGGAGAAAGCAGCCCCTTCTTCTCTTTGATTGGTTCCTTTGATCTCCCAGCGAGACTATGGAAAGGCTAGAAAGGCTACTATAATCTCAAAGGATTAGGCATTCGCTGTGGAATCAAGTCTACCGTTTTCCaagacacacaaagaaccaATCTAAGGACATGATTCATTTAGcttcatttttttgtttatttcttttactcGTTTTCTTTTCTCATGTTTCTGGCAGTTAGGCCAATTAGCGGTTTACA encodes the following:
- the bsdc1 gene encoding BSD domain-containing protein 1 isoform X1 → MLFLYSIKAIKENWWGGWFQQSIQAVKDKSSEAYEFIKRDLTEFSNVVQHDTACSIVATASAVRNKLAVEGSSETTEKVKKGLSSFLGVITDTLAPPPDMTIDCDVITLVATPAGTTEIYDSNKARLYSLQADPATYCNEPDGPLEQFDNWLSSFSMEEKKGEVSELLVNSPSIRALYNKMVPAAVAHSEFWQRYFYKVFQLEQEEARRLALKQRAEQTTHSETLGWEEEEEDDFLGATSSRLDFTPPLDPHHHNTSDGAAAQPSPSSTTSPVMSPCGERDAAMSVSSDSVSLPTQLEVLKPEPTAANAATATELVPQMSKVHLEKPPSDQTQEDQSPALNLPPPAPARPEAKAQLEKTGDRAPTRASGAAPRPETTKEEGPQDLRVFELNSDSGKSTPSNNGKKGSSTDVSEDWEKDFDLDMTEEEVQLALSKVEASGELDEDWENWD
- the bsdc1 gene encoding BSD domain-containing protein 1 isoform X2, whose amino-acid sequence is MAEGENWWGGWFQQSIQAVKDKSSEAYEFIKRDLTEFSNVVQHDTACSIVATASAVRNKLAVEGSSETTEKVKKGLSSFLGVITDTLAPPPDMTIDCDVITLVATPAGTTEIYDSNKARLYSLQADPATYCNEPDGPLEQFDNWLSSFSMEEKKGEVSELLVNSPSIRALYNKMVPAAVAHSEFWQRYFYKVFQLEQEEARRLALKQRAEQTTHSETLGWEEEEEDDFLGATSSRLDFTPPLDPHHHNTSDGAAAQPSPSSTTSPVMSPCGERDAAMSVSSDSVSLPTQLEVLKPEPTAANAATATELVPQMSKVHLEKPPSDQTQEDQSPALNLPPPAPARPEAKAQLEKTGDRAPTRASGAAPRPETTKEEGPQDLRVFELNSDSGKSTPSNNGKKGSSTDVSEDWEKDFDLDMTEEEVQLALSKVEASGELDEDWENWD